GAGGAGCTTTAACAACGCGTCCTCGAGCTCGTCGTCTTCTTCCCCGTAGACGAGCGTGCCGAGCTTCTCCCGGATGATCGCCAGCGTAGGCTCAAGTTTTTCCAAGCAGGCGACTTCGTTTGGGCCGCTAGTTGTCGCACGAAGCGTGATGGTTGCGTTGCTGACGGTGATGCCCACCACAGGGTCGCGACCGCGGGCGATTAAGTCGGGGAGCATTTCTTCGAGGCGGCTTTCACCGGTGCCGAAGCACTTTAGGCGACGATGCACCGTGATCTTTGGTTCGCTCTGGGCGGCGATGATTTCCGGGGCGATGCTAGTCGACCACATCGGTTTGAGTTCTGCAGGGACGCCTGGCAATGCGTAGACTCGGCACTCCCCGTCGTTGGTACGTTTGATGCTCATCGCGATTCCCGGAGCGGTGCCATGTTCGTTGGGAATCGGCTTTGCTCCTTCGGGAAACTGAGCTTGCAGACGGTTCCGCTCTGGCATTTGGCGTCCGCGGCTGGCGAAGAGGCTTTCGATATGACGTAATGAGGGCTCGTCGGTCTTGAGGGCTACGCCTGCGGTTTTGGCCAACACCTCGCGCGTCAGATCGTCCGCGGTAGGACCCAGTCCGCCGGTGCAAACCACGATGTCTGCGCGTTCTACCGCGGTGCGAAACGCGGTGACGTTGTTTGCCAAGTCGTCGCCGACGGTTG
The genomic region above belongs to Lacipirellulaceae bacterium and contains:
- a CDS encoding CinA family nicotinamide mononucleotide deamidase-related protein, with amino-acid sequence MAEENTLQAEIIAIGDELITGVRLDTNTQWLSERLLECGATVAFHTTVGDDLANNVTAFRTAVERADIVVCTGGLGPTADDLTREVLAKTAGVALKTDEPSLRHIESLFASRGRQMPERNRLQAQFPEGAKPIPNEHGTAPGIAMSIKRTNDGECRVYALPGVPAELKPMWSTSIAPEIIAAQSEPKITVHRRLKCFGTGESRLEEMLPDLIARGRDPVVGITVSNATITLRATTSGPNEVACLEKLEPTLAIIREKLGTLVYGEEDDELEDALLKLLSDRIQTLSVAEWATGGLITERFGLADESAVFVGGIAVRSLKQAEHLLGVDLKNDPNTSELAVALAQAVREQSATDFGLGLSAFPPDRNEPNAHVYAAVATSEGVRKTRFACASHPAIVRARTAKQAMNFLRLILLDSQV